Within Protaetiibacter intestinalis, the genomic segment CTACTGCAGGGTGGCCAGGAAGGAGACGACGAGCCCCGTCGACTGCCAGCCGCCGCTCGCGCTGTGCCGCCATACGGTGCCGTCGGCGCCCCGCACCCGCAGGCCGTCGGCCAGGTTGCCGCCCACGAGCTGCACGCCCTGCGCGACCGTGCCGTAGCTCTCGTGCCGTCCGCCGATCCGGTACAGGTCGACGCGCGTCTCGTCGCCCTCCTGCGACAGCACGGCGACCGTCGAGGCGTCGACCCAGGTGGCGTCGAGCAGCGGCGCCTCCCCGACGACGAGCTCGAGCGGTTCGCCGAGGCCCACCGGCACGCCGTCCGCGTCGCGCACGATTCCGACGATCGTCACCGCGGGGCCGGCATCCCCCTGCGTCCCCACGAGCAGCCGCGAGCCGTCGCGCGACACGTGCAGCGCGCGGATCTCACCCTCCAGGTACGGGGTCGAGAGCGGATGCGGCGTGCCGTCGGCCGCGTACGCCACGATGCTGTGCGGGTCGGCCGCGACCGCCGACCACAGGTAGCCCTGCACGTCGAGCCCCGGGTCGACGATCCCGGAGCGCGGATCGAGCAGCGCCGGGTCGCCGTCGGCGGGCACGAGCCACGCCCCGGATGCGGTGCGCACCGCCGCCGAGGTCGCGTCGCGGCCGAGCGTCGCGCCGAGCGGCACGAGCCCCTCGACCGTCGAGCTGATGCCGGGGATCGAGCGCGCGCCGCCCGCGCTCAGGAAGCCGAACGAGCCGTCGGCGAGACCCGCGGGGCTCGACGACACCGAGAGCACCCACTCGGGCTTCGTGCCGCTGCCCACCTCGATCGGCAGCCCGCCGACCGTGAGCTGCACGCTGCTGACGTCGCCGAGCGCGAGGCTCGCGACGAGCTGCTGCTGCATGCGCCAGCGCGCATCCGCCGGCTGGGCGGCCACCTCGCTCGACAGGTCGACGCTCGCCGTGCCCGAGTCGATCGTCACGTCCTGCACCTTGGTGCCGCTCGGGAACGCGGTCACGAGCACGCCGTTCTGGTACCAGGTGGACTGCCCCGCGAGCAGCTCCGTCACGATGCGCTCCGGCCGCGACGCGGTGTCGGGGAACCAGCGCACGTCGGGCACGAGGAACGCGCCGCTCGGCTCGAAGAAGTACAGCGGGTAGGCGCCGAAGGTGGTGGCGAACTGGGTGGTCGACAGCAGGATGCCGGCGGGCGCGCTCGCGATGCGCCACTCGCCGTCGGCGTTCTTCGCGAACTCGTAGTCGAGCGACTGCGCCTCGGGCTTCGCGAGCTCGCTGTAGTTGCCGGTCGAGTTGACGAAGGCCTGCACGTTGACGGTGAGCCGCAGGCTGCCCTCCGCCACTGCGGTGGGGGTCGTGGGGCTGTTGCTGATGAGCACCCGCTCGGTCGGCGACCAGACGGTGCGGAACTCGTCGGTGAGGAACAGCCGCGCCACCGAGTAGTCGCCGGAGGGTGCGCGCTGCGCCGTCAGGAAGTTCGCGAGCAGCTGCTC encodes:
- a CDS encoding LpqB family beta-propeller domain-containing protein, producing MSRPTLRRIRMTAALLAGLVALTGCAGIPTGGPVGTAQLSSGDDGGDLVTIAEGPQPGASPEQLLANFLTAQRAPSGDYSVARLFLTDEFRTVWSPTERVLISNSPTTPTAVAEGSLRLTVNVQAFVNSTGNYSELAKPEAQSLDYEFAKNADGEWRIASAPAGILLSTTQFATTFGAYPLYFFEPSGAFLVPDVRWFPDTASRPERIVTELLAGQSTWYQNGVLVTAFPSGTKVQDVTIDSGTASVDLSSEVAAQPADARWRMQQQLVASLALGDVSSVQLTVGGLPIEVGSGTKPEWVLSVSSSPAGLADGSFGFLSAGGARSIPGISSTVEGLVPLGATLGRDATSAAVRTASGAWLVPADGDPALLDPRSGIVDPGLDVQGYLWSAVAADPHSIVAYAADGTPHPLSTPYLEGEIRALHVSRDGSRLLVGTQGDAGPAVTIVGIVRDADGVPVGLGEPLELVVGEAPLLDATWVDASTVAVLSQEGDETRVDLYRIGGRHESYGTVAQGVQLVGGNLADGLRVRGADGTVWRHSASGGWQSTGLVVSFLATLQ